One window from the genome of Pararhizobium gei encodes:
- a CDS encoding ArsR/SmtB family transcription factor, with the protein MDNSTTVNAFAALAQTTRLDAFRLLVMHEPDGLPAGEIARLLGVPHNTLSTHLAVLQRAGLVTAERHSRSIVYRASLDSLRDVITFLLKDCCAGHPDLCTPLVAALVPCCTPKEKANA; encoded by the coding sequence ATGGACAATTCAACGACCGTCAACGCTTTCGCTGCCCTCGCCCAGACCACGCGCCTGGATGCATTCCGGCTGCTCGTCATGCACGAACCGGACGGTCTGCCGGCCGGCGAGATCGCCCGGCTGCTCGGCGTTCCCCACAATACCCTGTCGACGCATCTGGCGGTTCTGCAGCGCGCCGGTCTCGTGACGGCCGAGCGTCACAGCCGGTCCATCGTCTACCGCGCCAGCCTCGACAGCCTGCGCGATGTCATCACATTCCTGCTGAAAGACTGCTGTGCCGGTCATCCGGATCTGTGCACGCCGCTCGTCGCCGCTCTTGTTCCCTGTTGCACTCCAAAGGAAAAAGCCAATGCCTGA
- a CDS encoding glutathione S-transferase family protein: protein MPQLVDGKWEKGDVAASEMKGGAFYREPTGFRSWITAHGEPGPEGQAALPAEVDRYRLFVAYICPWASRTLMMRNLKGLQDVISVSVSEPELAENGWTYAEPQDAGPRVSNIRYQYELYAATDPHFTGKVSVPVLWDMKEGRIVNNESADIIRILNTAFDHITGNNLDFYPVLLRDKIDRWNVPVYDSLNNGVYRAGFAKTQSAYEEAVAGVFAMLDRLESHLSANRYLAGTFFTEADIRLFVTLIRFDAAYHGAFKCNLRRLADYPNLSGYLREIHQWPGIAETVRIDHIKRGYYSIAHINPTGIVPLGPVLDLDQPHGRTWLTGQGIMGEAPIA from the coding sequence ATGCCGCAGCTGGTCGATGGAAAATGGGAAAAGGGCGACGTGGCCGCCAGCGAAATGAAGGGCGGCGCCTTTTATCGAGAGCCGACGGGGTTTCGCAGCTGGATTACGGCCCATGGCGAGCCCGGCCCGGAAGGGCAGGCCGCATTGCCGGCGGAGGTGGATCGCTACCGACTCTTCGTCGCCTATATCTGTCCCTGGGCATCCCGCACGCTGATGATGCGCAACCTGAAAGGCCTGCAGGACGTCATTTCCGTGTCGGTTTCGGAGCCGGAGCTTGCTGAAAACGGCTGGACCTATGCCGAGCCGCAGGACGCGGGGCCACGCGTCAGCAACATCCGCTACCAGTACGAACTCTATGCGGCGACCGACCCGCATTTTACGGGAAAAGTGTCCGTTCCGGTTCTGTGGGACATGAAAGAGGGACGGATCGTCAACAACGAATCCGCCGACATTATCCGAATTCTCAACACGGCTTTCGATCACATCACCGGCAACAACCTCGATTTCTATCCGGTTTTGCTGAGAGACAAAATCGATCGCTGGAATGTCCCGGTTTACGACTCGCTCAACAACGGCGTCTACCGCGCCGGCTTCGCCAAGACCCAATCCGCATACGAGGAAGCGGTTGCCGGCGTTTTCGCCATGCTCGACAGGCTGGAATCGCATCTGTCCGCTAATCGCTACCTGGCGGGCACATTTTTCACCGAAGCCGATATCCGCCTCTTCGTCACCCTGATCCGGTTCGACGCCGCCTATCATGGCGCCTTCAAATGCAATCTGCGGCGGCTGGCGGATTACCCGAACCTTTCCGGCTATCTCCGGGAAATCCATCAGTGGCCCGGCATTGCCGAGACCGTGCGGATCGATCACATAAAACGCGGATACTACTCGATCGCGCATATCAATCCGACAGGGATCGTGCCCCTCGGGCCCGTGCTGGACCTTGATCAACCGCATGGCCGCACGTGGCTGACGGGGCAGGGCATCATGGGGGAGGCGCCAATCGCGTGA